In Candidatus Epulonipiscium viviparus, one DNA window encodes the following:
- a CDS encoding GGDEF domain-containing protein, which yields MNLTFIVYLAIFFLHNIIFFGIVSKVLDLKLSKKTHYLVAFINILAASFALNFVGESIFWPYIIFSVFYCLEVVIFYSGYIYTKIAVALTIIVHLLCIEAITVPIMSMGIHDSMNYIMNNTDLLLRSRMLISLFCGVAMFIVLILIPAPYLKKMGHDANRIKVFLTLEITAISSIIATSSVYYLDTPTSEQLSQQIVQGISWLVVEYTGIFMLIGFELLAEHKIRLENKLHLEGIYKNTLINETEATIQVDCTTGKVLNFVHKGERVTEVIGSSYLNVMSNLIINYQVHPEDKDQVLYLSSIDYMLSVFDQNTIKYSFEYRFQEYTTINFRWSKIDIFLEKDTATNNILALLVIKDIHDAKELEFQAERDTLTGLYNKVITENLINQHLAIHKNGILFMIDGDYFKQINDNLGHDIGDTVIVNIAHTLTELFTEDAIVGRVGGDEFMVFITKGSNEFNLVEAATNVCTKLKRTYSNDTVSVETSASVGIAEVTANINDFKDLYVRADSALYTSKKMGRNQFTLYNA from the coding sequence ATGAACTTAACATTCATTGTATATTTAGCTATATTTTTTTTACATAACATCATATTCTTTGGAATAGTTTCAAAAGTTTTAGACCTAAAACTTAGTAAAAAAACTCATTATCTTGTGGCATTTATAAATATCTTAGCAGCTTCATTTGCCCTTAATTTTGTGGGAGAATCTATCTTTTGGCCCTATATCATTTTTTCTGTTTTTTATTGTCTTGAAGTTGTTATTTTTTATAGTGGATATATATATACTAAAATTGCCGTTGCACTTACCATCATTGTTCATTTATTATGTATCGAAGCCATAACTGTACCTATTATGAGTATGGGAATCCACGATAGTATGAATTATATAATGAATAATACAGATTTATTATTGCGTTCTCGAATGCTCATTTCACTCTTTTGTGGTGTCGCGATGTTTATAGTACTTATATTAATTCCTGCACCTTATTTAAAAAAAATGGGGCACGATGCAAATCGAATCAAAGTATTTTTAACCCTGGAAATTACTGCCATTAGTTCTATCATAGCAACGTCATCCGTATATTATCTAGACACTCCAACAAGTGAACAACTATCTCAGCAAATTGTTCAAGGAATTAGTTGGCTTGTAGTTGAATATACAGGGATATTTATGCTAATTGGTTTCGAATTACTAGCCGAACACAAAATCCGTCTCGAAAATAAGCTTCATCTTGAAGGTATTTACAAAAACACTTTAATTAATGAAACCGAAGCCACAATACAAGTTGACTGTACCACTGGCAAAGTGTTAAATTTTGTACATAAAGGAGAACGTGTAACAGAAGTTATTGGCTCTTCATATCTCAACGTTATGTCAAATTTAATTATTAACTATCAAGTTCATCCCGAGGACAAAGACCAAGTTTTATACCTTTCAAGTATCGATTATATGTTAAGCGTTTTTGACCAAAATACTATAAAGTACTCTTTTGAATATAGGTTTCAAGAATATACTACCATAAATTTTCGTTGGTCTAAAATAGATATATTTCTAGAAAAAGATACTGCAACTAACAATATTTTAGCATTACTAGTAATTAAAGATATCCATGATGCAAAAGAATTAGAGTTTCAGGCTGAACGAGATACTCTTACCGGATTATATAACAAAGTTATTACAGAAAATCTAATTAACCAACATCTAGCAATCCATAAAAATGGTATATTATTCATGATAGACGGTGATTATTTTAAACAAATTAATGATAATTTAGGGCATGATATTGGAGATACCGTAATTGTCAATATAGCTCATACTTTAACAGAGCTATTTACAGAAGATGCTATTGTTGGGCGTGTTGGAGGAGATGAGTTTATGGTTTTTATAACAAAAGGAAGTAATGAATTTAATTTAGTTGAAGCTGCAACCAACGTTTGTACTAAGTTAAAACGCACCTATTCTAACGACACTGTTTCTGTTGAAACGTCTGCTAGTGTAGGAATTGCAGAAGTCACTGCCAATATAAATGACTTTAAAGATTTATATGTTAGAGCCGATAGCGCACTTTATACTTCTAAAAAGATGGGGAGAAATCAATTTACGCTTTATAACGCATAA